Sequence from the Cellulomonas fimi ATCC 484 genome:
GTGACGCCCTGGCCGTTGCCGCTGCCGATGAAGCCGGCGGTCGCGGTGCCGCCCGCGGCCAGCTTGCTGTTCCAGTCGACGCTGGTCAGCGTGTTGGCGGCGGACAGCGTGCTGCTCCACGCCTGCTGGACGGTGGTCCCGCCGATGCTCGTGTGCCAGCCCGTGATGGCGCTCGCACCGGCGGTGACGGTCACCTCGCCGACGAACCCGGAGCCCCACGAGTTCACGACCTTCACGGTCGCGGTGCAGCCGCCCGTGCCGTGCGTGGGCGTCGTCGTCGGGGTGGGCGTGACGGTGGGCGTGACGGTCGGCGTCGGCGTCACCGTCGGCGTGGGCGTGACCGTGGGCGTGACGGTGGGCGTCGGCGTCGGGGTGGTGGTCGTGCCGCCGACGTTGATGTCGGAGCACAGGTAGTACGGCTGGTCGAGGTGGCTGGCCTGCCAGATCGTGAACAGCACCGCACGGCCGCTGCGGCCCGTCAGGTCCACGTCGGTCTGGTAGAGCCCGGTCGTGCCGTAGCGGCCGGTCTCCTTCAGGAGCGTGATGTCGTCCCAGCCGAGCGCCTCCTTCGTCGGGTCGAAGCCCGGCTTGGAGACGTAGATCCGCAGGTAGTCGGCGCCGTGCTTCGCGCCGTCGGTGAGCGTGAGCGTGAACTTCTCAGGGACGGCCTTCGCGGTCCACGGCCCCGGGGTGTCGAGGTAGTCGTAGCGCGGCGAGAACGTGCGGCCGCCGGAGCAGAGCTGCCCGTCGGGGATCACGGCCTCGTGCCGGCCGCCGACGTTCTCGCGGTACAGGCCGTTCCAGTTCCACATGGCGTTCGGGTCGTGCTGGAAGGCGCCCCAGCACATGGGGTCGAGCGTCGCCATCTGGGGGTTGAGGTGGTCCGAGCCCCAACGTTCCCAGCAGCTGTAGTTGCGGGTGGGTGGGTCGGTGACGGAGCCGTGGGCGGAGGCAGGGGTGGACGCGACGACGGCGGCGCCGATCGCCACGGCGACGGCTGCGAGCGCGGCCAGGAGGGTGCGCGGTCTTGCACGGACGGACATGCGGTTCTCCTCTCGATGCGGGACGGCCCCCGTGAGCGCGTCCCGGCACCGGCCTCGCTGCCGTCGCGCCGAGGTCGCGTCCCCTGGGCCTCCACCCTGGGGACGCGCGCGCGCGACGGCCACCGTCTGAAGCGATTCGTGTCGCGGTTTCGACACACCGTGTCAGCATCCGGTGGCCCGCCGGGTCGTCGGGCCGGACCCCGGGCGCTGTGCCACGATCCGCTCATGACGGTCGGCTTCGTCCTCGGAGGCGGCGGCGTGCGCGGTGCCGTGCAGGTCGGGATGCTGCAGGCGCTGTTCGAGGCCGGCGTGCGGCCCGACACGGTCGTCGGCACGTCGATCGGGGCGATCAACGGCGCGGCCGTCGCCGCCGACCCGTCGTCGTCCGTCGTCGACCGGCTCGTCGAGGCGTGGGCGTCGCCGACCGCGGCCGCCGTCTACGGGGACTCCTGGCCACGCCAGCTGCGCCGGCTCGCCCGCTCGCGCACCCATCTCAACGACCCGGCGCCGCTGCGGGCCCTGCTGGAGGACATGCTGGGGGCCGACCGCACGTTCGAGGACCTCACGGTCCCGCTCGCGGTCGCGGCGGCGAGCATCGAGCGGACGGCCGAGCGGTGGTTCGACAGCGGGCCGCTCATCCCCGCGGTCCTGGCGTCGTCGTCCGTGCCGGGGGTGCTGCCGCCGACCCGGATCGGCGACGAGCACTTCGTCGACGGCGGGATCGTCAACTCGATCCCGCTGGGTGAGGCCGTCGAGCGCGGTGCGACGACGGTGTACGTGCTGCAGGTCGGCCGGATCGAGGAGGCGGTCATGGCACCGGAGAAGCCGAGCGACGTCGCGCGGGTCAGCTTCGAGATCGCGCGACGGCACCGCTTCACGCGCGAGATCGAGCGCGTCCCGACGGGCGTCGACGTGCACGTCCTGCCC
This genomic interval carries:
- a CDS encoding patatin-like phospholipase family protein, translated to MTVGFVLGGGGVRGAVQVGMLQALFEAGVRPDTVVGTSIGAINGAAVAADPSSSVVDRLVEAWASPTAAAVYGDSWPRQLRRLARSRTHLNDPAPLRALLEDMLGADRTFEDLTVPLAVAAASIERTAERWFDSGPLIPAVLASSSVPGVLPPTRIGDEHFVDGGIVNSIPLGEAVERGATTVYVLQVGRIEEAVMAPEKPSDVARVSFEIARRHRFTREIERVPTGVDVHVLPSGGPAPGDERLGSYRRMDVTRRRIDAAYAATRDYLADLP
- a CDS encoding lytic polysaccharide monooxygenase encodes the protein MSVRARPRTLLAALAAVAVAIGAAVVASTPASAHGSVTDPPTRNYSCWERWGSDHLNPQMATLDPMCWGAFQHDPNAMWNWNGLYRENVGGRHEAVIPDGQLCSGGRTFSPRYDYLDTPGPWTAKAVPEKFTLTLTDGAKHGADYLRIYVSKPGFDPTKEALGWDDITLLKETGRYGTTGLYQTDVDLTGRSGRAVLFTIWQASHLDQPYYLCSDINVGGTTTTPTPTPTVTPTVTPTPTVTPTPTVTPTVTPTPTTTPTHGTGGCTATVKVVNSWGSGFVGEVTVTAGASAITGWHTSIGGTTVQQAWSSTLSAANTLTSVDWNSKLAAGGTATAGFIGSGNGQGVTAVSCGTH